In Cinclus cinclus chromosome 13, bCinCin1.1, whole genome shotgun sequence, a genomic segment contains:
- the SLC30A4 gene encoding probable proton-coupled zinc antiporter SLC30A4 isoform X2: protein MAGAGIWTSIKSLLGRSEDPLFLNDSSAFDFSDEVGDEDFPRFNKLRVVVADDGSEAAPETPVNGASPALPSDDESLLERDIALRSARAGRPDPCSGCSSRRERSKQRKVKKRLTLAALLYLLFMTGELIEVLSAIISVLLVYILMAFLLYEAVQRTIHMDYEINGDIMLITAAVGVAVNLIMGFLLNQSGHLHSHSHSHPHSHVPQPNSPNTAQGSSHGHSSLAVRAAFVHALGDLVQSIGVLVAAYIIRFKPEYKIADPICTYVFSILVVFTTIRILCDTGVIILEGVPRHLNVDRIKEDLMKIEDVYSIEDLNVWSLTAGKTTAIVHLQLVPGSSSKWEDVQSKARQLLLNTFGMYKCSVQLQSYKQEMSKTCASCQSSSA from the exons ATGGCTGGGGCCGGGATCTGGACGAGCATCAAGTCCCTGCTAGGGAGGAGCGAGGACCCTCTGTTCCTGAACGACTCCAGTGCCTTCGACTTCTCGGACGAGGTGGGGGACGAGGACTTCCCCAGGTTTAACAAGCTGCGCGTGGTGGTGGCGGACGACGGCTCGGAGGCGGCCCCGGAGACGCCGGTGAACGGGGCGTCCCCGGCGCTGCCGTCCGACGACGAGTCCCTGCTGGAGCGGGACATCGCCCTGCGCAGCGCCCGGGCCGGCCGGCCGGACCCCTGCAGCGGCTGCAGCAGCCGGCGGGAGCGCTCCAAGCAGAGGAAGGTGAAGAAGCGGCTGACGCTTGCTGCCCTCCTCTACCTCCTCTTCATGACGGGGGAGCTCATAG AAGTACTGTCAGCCATCATTAGTGTACTGCTGGTCTATATCCTTATGGCATTCCTCTTGTATGAGGCTGTTCAGAGAACTATCCATATGGACTATGAAATAAATGGTGATATCATGCTCATCACGGCAGCCGTCGGTGTTGCAGTTAACTTAAT AATGGGGTTTTTGCTGAATCAATCTGGCCACCTTcactcccactcccattcccaccctCACTCTCATGTACCTCAGCCAAACTctccaaacacagcacagggcagcagccATGGAcacagcagcctggctgtgagAGCAGCATTTGTGCATGCCCTGGGGGACCTGGTACAGAGCATCGGGGTGCTCGTGGCTGCCTACATCATCCGCTTTAAG CCAGAATACAAGATTGCTGATCCTATATGTACATATGTATTTTCCATACTGGTGGTTTTTACAACAATTCGAATTCTGTGTGACACGGGAGTTATTATTCTGGAAG GAGTTCCAAGGCACTTAAATGTGGATCGCATCAAGGAAGATTTGATGAAAATTGAAGATGTTTATTCTATAGAAGATTTAAATGTTTGGTCTCTCACTGCAGGAAAAACAACTGCCATAGTCCACTTGCAACTAG TTCCTGGTAGTTCATCTAAATGGGAGGATGTTCAGTCCAAGGCCCGACAACTGCTGCTGAACACGTTTGGAATGTACAAATGC
- the SQOR gene encoding sulfide:quinone oxidoreductase, mitochondrial isoform X2 has translation MSQFGAVSSCSHLCSGVWLLKPGMQKMSSFSLHTAARCAARDYYEVLVLGGGAGGIAMSARMKRRMGAENVAVVEPSKTHYYQPLWTLVGGGAKQLAASARPMGSVIPKGVEWIKSQVTALDPDKNCVWLENDIKVSYKYLIIALGISLHYEKIKGLPEGFNHPKIGSNYSDQTVEKTWRALQDFKEGNAIFTFPNTPVKCAGAPQKIMYLSDAYLRKTGKRSKANIMFNTSLGVIFGVKKYADALLEVIKDRNLTVNYKRNLIEVRADKREAVFENLDKPGVTEVHQYEMLHVTPPMGPPAVLVNSPVSDESGWVDVDKETLQHKKYPNVFGIGDCTNLPTSKTAAALHSLESLIKLFLW, from the exons ATGTCACAGTTTGGGGCAGTGTCCTCCTGCTCCCATCTCTGTTCTGGTGTGTGGTTGCTGAAACCAGGAATGCAGAAGATGAGCTCCTTCAGCTTGCACACAGCAGCCAGGTGTGCTGCCAGGGATTATTATGAAGTACTTGTGTTGGGTGGAGGTGCTGGTGGAATCGCCATGAGTGCTCGGATGAAGAGGAGAATGGGGGCAGAAAATGTGGCTGTTGTTGAGCCAAGTAAG ACTCATTACTATCAGCCACTGTGGACCCTGGTTGGTGGTGGTGCAAAGCAGCTGGCAGCTTCTGCACGTCCAATGGGAAGTGTAATTCCTAAAGGTGTTGAGTGGATCAAATCTCAAGTTACAGCATTGGATCCAGATAAGAACTGTGTCTGGCTGGAGAATGATATCAAG GTATCTTACAAATATCTGATAATTGCTCTTGGAATTAGTCTGCATTATGAAAAG ATCAAAGGCTTGCCTGAAGGTTTTAATCACCCTAAAATAGGTTCCAATTATTCAGATCAGACAGTAGAGAAAACATGGAGAGCTTTACAAGATTTTAAGGAAGGAAATGCTATCTTCACTTTTCCAAATACTCCAGTGAAGTGTGCAGGGGCTCCTCAGAAGATCATGTATTTATCAGATGCATACTTAAGAAAA ACTGGAAAACGTTCCAAAGCAAACATCATGTTCAACACCTCACTTGGTGTGATTTTTGGTGTTAAGAAATATGCTGATGCATTGCTTGAAGTAATAAAGGACAGGAATCTTACTGTTAACTACAAGCGCAACCTCATAGAAGTTCGAGCAGACAAGCGAGAAGCTGTGTTTGAAAACTTGGACAAACCTGGAGTGACTGAAGTTCATCAG tATGAAATGCTTCATGTCACACCCCCAATGGGGCCACCTGCTGTACTTGTCAACAGTCCTGTCTCAGATGAAAGCGGCTGGGTGGATGTAGATAAGGAGACTCTACAACATAAAAAGTATCCTAATGTCTTTGGTATTGGAGACTGCACCAACCTTCCAACATCAAAAACTGCTGCAGCT CTGCACAGTCTGGAGTCCTTGATAAAACTATTTCTCTGGTAA
- the SLC30A4 gene encoding probable proton-coupled zinc antiporter SLC30A4 isoform X5: protein MAGAGIWTSIKSLLGRSEDPLFLNDSSAFDFSDEVGDEDFPRFNKLRVVVADDGSEAAPETPVNGASPALPSDDESLLERDIALRSARAGRPDPCSGCSSRRERSKQRKVKKRLTLAALLYLLFMTGELIGGYVANSLAIMTDALHMLTDLSGIILTLLALWLSAKSPTKRFTFGFHRLEVLSAIISVLLVYILMAFLLYEAVQRTIHMDYEINGDIMLITAAVGVAVNLIMGFLLNQSGHLHSHSHSHPHSHVPQPNSPNTAQGSSHGHSSLAVRAAFVHALGDLVQSIGVLVAAYIIRFKPEYKIADPICTYVFSILVVFTTIRILCDTGVIILEGY from the exons ATGGCTGGGGCCGGGATCTGGACGAGCATCAAGTCCCTGCTAGGGAGGAGCGAGGACCCTCTGTTCCTGAACGACTCCAGTGCCTTCGACTTCTCGGACGAGGTGGGGGACGAGGACTTCCCCAGGTTTAACAAGCTGCGCGTGGTGGTGGCGGACGACGGCTCGGAGGCGGCCCCGGAGACGCCGGTGAACGGGGCGTCCCCGGCGCTGCCGTCCGACGACGAGTCCCTGCTGGAGCGGGACATCGCCCTGCGCAGCGCCCGGGCCGGCCGGCCGGACCCCTGCAGCGGCTGCAGCAGCCGGCGGGAGCGCTCCAAGCAGAGGAAGGTGAAGAAGCGGCTGACGCTTGCTGCCCTCCTCTACCTCCTCTTCATGACGGGGGAGCTCATAG GTGGCTATGTTGCTAACAGTCTAGCAATTATGACAGATGCACTTCACATGCTAACTGACCTTAGTGGTATTATTTTGACCCTCCTCGCTCTCTGGCTGTCTGCAAAATCTCCGACAAAGAGGTTCACTTTTGGATTTCATCGCTTAG AAGTACTGTCAGCCATCATTAGTGTACTGCTGGTCTATATCCTTATGGCATTCCTCTTGTATGAGGCTGTTCAGAGAACTATCCATATGGACTATGAAATAAATGGTGATATCATGCTCATCACGGCAGCCGTCGGTGTTGCAGTTAACTTAAT AATGGGGTTTTTGCTGAATCAATCTGGCCACCTTcactcccactcccattcccaccctCACTCTCATGTACCTCAGCCAAACTctccaaacacagcacagggcagcagccATGGAcacagcagcctggctgtgagAGCAGCATTTGTGCATGCCCTGGGGGACCTGGTACAGAGCATCGGGGTGCTCGTGGCTGCCTACATCATCCGCTTTAAG CCAGAATACAAGATTGCTGATCCTATATGTACATATGTATTTTCCATACTGGTGGTTTTTACAACAATTCGAATTCTGTGTGACACGGGAGTTATTATTCTGGAAG GCTACTGA
- the SLC30A4 gene encoding probable proton-coupled zinc antiporter SLC30A4 isoform X3 encodes MAGAGIWTSIKSLLGRSEDPLFLNDSSAFDFSDEVGDEDFPRFNKLRVVVADDGSEAAPETPVNGASPALPSDDESLLERDIALRSARAGRPDPCSGCSSRRERSKQRKVKKRLTLAALLYLLFMTGELIGGYVANSLAIMTDALHMLTDLSGIILTLLALWLSAKSPTKRFTFGFHRLEVLSAIISVLLVYILMAFLLYEAVQRTIHMDYEINGDIMLITAAVGVAVNLIMGFLLNQSGHLHSHSHSHPHSHVPQPNSPNTAQGSSHGHSSLAVRAAFVHALGDLVQSIGVLVAAYIIRFKPEYKIADPICTYVFSILVVFTTIRILCDTGVIILEGSPESGLAFILETAAATSRPLKLYHLLVLTSVSSLY; translated from the exons ATGGCTGGGGCCGGGATCTGGACGAGCATCAAGTCCCTGCTAGGGAGGAGCGAGGACCCTCTGTTCCTGAACGACTCCAGTGCCTTCGACTTCTCGGACGAGGTGGGGGACGAGGACTTCCCCAGGTTTAACAAGCTGCGCGTGGTGGTGGCGGACGACGGCTCGGAGGCGGCCCCGGAGACGCCGGTGAACGGGGCGTCCCCGGCGCTGCCGTCCGACGACGAGTCCCTGCTGGAGCGGGACATCGCCCTGCGCAGCGCCCGGGCCGGCCGGCCGGACCCCTGCAGCGGCTGCAGCAGCCGGCGGGAGCGCTCCAAGCAGAGGAAGGTGAAGAAGCGGCTGACGCTTGCTGCCCTCCTCTACCTCCTCTTCATGACGGGGGAGCTCATAG GTGGCTATGTTGCTAACAGTCTAGCAATTATGACAGATGCACTTCACATGCTAACTGACCTTAGTGGTATTATTTTGACCCTCCTCGCTCTCTGGCTGTCTGCAAAATCTCCGACAAAGAGGTTCACTTTTGGATTTCATCGCTTAG AAGTACTGTCAGCCATCATTAGTGTACTGCTGGTCTATATCCTTATGGCATTCCTCTTGTATGAGGCTGTTCAGAGAACTATCCATATGGACTATGAAATAAATGGTGATATCATGCTCATCACGGCAGCCGTCGGTGTTGCAGTTAACTTAAT AATGGGGTTTTTGCTGAATCAATCTGGCCACCTTcactcccactcccattcccaccctCACTCTCATGTACCTCAGCCAAACTctccaaacacagcacagggcagcagccATGGAcacagcagcctggctgtgagAGCAGCATTTGTGCATGCCCTGGGGGACCTGGTACAGAGCATCGGGGTGCTCGTGGCTGCCTACATCATCCGCTTTAAG CCAGAATACAAGATTGCTGATCCTATATGTACATATGTATTTTCCATACTGGTGGTTTTTACAACAATTCGAATTCTGTGTGACACGGGAGTTATTATTCTGGAAG GATCTCCAGAGAGTGGACTTGCATTTATACTGGAAACTGCTGCTGCAACATCAAGACCCTTGAAGTTGTATCATCTTTTGGTATTAACTTCAGTTTCCTCATTATACTAA
- the BLOC1S6 gene encoding biogenesis of lysosome-related organelles complex 1 subunit 6 isoform X2 produces the protein MSGGAERQEGKEAAAAGDPERSLGPSDASPDEGVVEDLPLIDEKAVEQLTEGLISHYLPDLQRSKSALQELTQNQVVLLETLEQEISKFKECNSIVDINALKRALKLQQKRQKEELEREQQREKELEREKQLTAKPAKRT, from the exons ATGAGCGGCGGCGCGGAGcggcaggaggggaaggaggcggcggccgcgggcgACCCCGAGCGCTCTCTGG GTCCCAGCGATGCATCTCCAGATGAAGGAGTTGTAGAAGATCTGCCTTTAATAGATGAGAAAGCTGTGGAGCAGCTAACTGAAGGATTGATTTCCCACTATCTGCCTGATCTTCAGCGATCAAAATCAGCTCTGCAGGAACTTAC acagaACCAAGTGGTACTGCTAGAAACATTAGAACAAGAAATTTCAAAGTTCAAAGAGTGCAACTCCATTGTTGATATCAACGCTTTG AAAAGAGCACTTAAGCTGCAACAAAAGAGGCAGAAGGAAGAATTGGAACGAGAGCAGCAGCGTGAGAAGGAACTGGAAAGAGAGAAACAGTTAACAGCAAAACCTGCAAAGAGGACCTGA
- the SLC30A4 gene encoding probable proton-coupled zinc antiporter SLC30A4 isoform X1: MAGAGIWTSIKSLLGRSEDPLFLNDSSAFDFSDEVGDEDFPRFNKLRVVVADDGSEAAPETPVNGASPALPSDDESLLERDIALRSARAGRPDPCSGCSSRRERSKQRKVKKRLTLAALLYLLFMTGELIGGYVANSLAIMTDALHMLTDLSGIILTLLALWLSAKSPTKRFTFGFHRLEVLSAIISVLLVYILMAFLLYEAVQRTIHMDYEINGDIMLITAAVGVAVNLIMGFLLNQSGHLHSHSHSHPHSHVPQPNSPNTAQGSSHGHSSLAVRAAFVHALGDLVQSIGVLVAAYIIRFKPEYKIADPICTYVFSILVVFTTIRILCDTGVIILEGVPRHLNVDRIKEDLMKIEDVYSIEDLNVWSLTAGKTTAIVHLQLVPGSSSKWEDVQSKARQLLLNTFGMYKCSVQLQSYKQEMSKTCASCQSSSA; encoded by the exons ATGGCTGGGGCCGGGATCTGGACGAGCATCAAGTCCCTGCTAGGGAGGAGCGAGGACCCTCTGTTCCTGAACGACTCCAGTGCCTTCGACTTCTCGGACGAGGTGGGGGACGAGGACTTCCCCAGGTTTAACAAGCTGCGCGTGGTGGTGGCGGACGACGGCTCGGAGGCGGCCCCGGAGACGCCGGTGAACGGGGCGTCCCCGGCGCTGCCGTCCGACGACGAGTCCCTGCTGGAGCGGGACATCGCCCTGCGCAGCGCCCGGGCCGGCCGGCCGGACCCCTGCAGCGGCTGCAGCAGCCGGCGGGAGCGCTCCAAGCAGAGGAAGGTGAAGAAGCGGCTGACGCTTGCTGCCCTCCTCTACCTCCTCTTCATGACGGGGGAGCTCATAG GTGGCTATGTTGCTAACAGTCTAGCAATTATGACAGATGCACTTCACATGCTAACTGACCTTAGTGGTATTATTTTGACCCTCCTCGCTCTCTGGCTGTCTGCAAAATCTCCGACAAAGAGGTTCACTTTTGGATTTCATCGCTTAG AAGTACTGTCAGCCATCATTAGTGTACTGCTGGTCTATATCCTTATGGCATTCCTCTTGTATGAGGCTGTTCAGAGAACTATCCATATGGACTATGAAATAAATGGTGATATCATGCTCATCACGGCAGCCGTCGGTGTTGCAGTTAACTTAAT AATGGGGTTTTTGCTGAATCAATCTGGCCACCTTcactcccactcccattcccaccctCACTCTCATGTACCTCAGCCAAACTctccaaacacagcacagggcagcagccATGGAcacagcagcctggctgtgagAGCAGCATTTGTGCATGCCCTGGGGGACCTGGTACAGAGCATCGGGGTGCTCGTGGCTGCCTACATCATCCGCTTTAAG CCAGAATACAAGATTGCTGATCCTATATGTACATATGTATTTTCCATACTGGTGGTTTTTACAACAATTCGAATTCTGTGTGACACGGGAGTTATTATTCTGGAAG GAGTTCCAAGGCACTTAAATGTGGATCGCATCAAGGAAGATTTGATGAAAATTGAAGATGTTTATTCTATAGAAGATTTAAATGTTTGGTCTCTCACTGCAGGAAAAACAACTGCCATAGTCCACTTGCAACTAG TTCCTGGTAGTTCATCTAAATGGGAGGATGTTCAGTCCAAGGCCCGACAACTGCTGCTGAACACGTTTGGAATGTACAAATGC
- the SQOR gene encoding sulfide:quinone oxidoreductase, mitochondrial isoform X1 — MSQFGAVSSCSHLCSGVWLLKPGMQKMSSFSLHTAARCAARDYYEVLVLGGGAGGIAMSARMKRRMGAENVAVVEPSKTHYYQPLWTLVGGGAKQLAASARPMGSVIPKGVEWIKSQVTALDPDKNCVWLENDIKVSYKYLIIALGISLHYEKIKGLPEGFNHPKIGSNYSDQTVEKTWRALQDFKEGNAIFTFPNTPVKCAGAPQKIMYLSDAYLRKTGKRSKANIMFNTSLGVIFGVKKYADALLEVIKDRNLTVNYKRNLIEVRADKREAVFENLDKPGVTEVHQYEMLHVTPPMGPPAVLVNSPVSDESGWVDVDKETLQHKKYPNVFGIGDCTNLPTSKTAAAVAAQSGVLDKTISLVMKNELPVKKYDGYTSCPLVTGYNKVILAEFDYNAQPLETFPIDQSKERATMYHMKADMMPLLYWNALLKGYWGGPAPVRKLMHLGLK; from the exons ATGTCACAGTTTGGGGCAGTGTCCTCCTGCTCCCATCTCTGTTCTGGTGTGTGGTTGCTGAAACCAGGAATGCAGAAGATGAGCTCCTTCAGCTTGCACACAGCAGCCAGGTGTGCTGCCAGGGATTATTATGAAGTACTTGTGTTGGGTGGAGGTGCTGGTGGAATCGCCATGAGTGCTCGGATGAAGAGGAGAATGGGGGCAGAAAATGTGGCTGTTGTTGAGCCAAGTAAG ACTCATTACTATCAGCCACTGTGGACCCTGGTTGGTGGTGGTGCAAAGCAGCTGGCAGCTTCTGCACGTCCAATGGGAAGTGTAATTCCTAAAGGTGTTGAGTGGATCAAATCTCAAGTTACAGCATTGGATCCAGATAAGAACTGTGTCTGGCTGGAGAATGATATCAAG GTATCTTACAAATATCTGATAATTGCTCTTGGAATTAGTCTGCATTATGAAAAG ATCAAAGGCTTGCCTGAAGGTTTTAATCACCCTAAAATAGGTTCCAATTATTCAGATCAGACAGTAGAGAAAACATGGAGAGCTTTACAAGATTTTAAGGAAGGAAATGCTATCTTCACTTTTCCAAATACTCCAGTGAAGTGTGCAGGGGCTCCTCAGAAGATCATGTATTTATCAGATGCATACTTAAGAAAA ACTGGAAAACGTTCCAAAGCAAACATCATGTTCAACACCTCACTTGGTGTGATTTTTGGTGTTAAGAAATATGCTGATGCATTGCTTGAAGTAATAAAGGACAGGAATCTTACTGTTAACTACAAGCGCAACCTCATAGAAGTTCGAGCAGACAAGCGAGAAGCTGTGTTTGAAAACTTGGACAAACCTGGAGTGACTGAAGTTCATCAG tATGAAATGCTTCATGTCACACCCCCAATGGGGCCACCTGCTGTACTTGTCAACAGTCCTGTCTCAGATGAAAGCGGCTGGGTGGATGTAGATAAGGAGACTCTACAACATAAAAAGTATCCTAATGTCTTTGGTATTGGAGACTGCACCAACCTTCCAACATCAAAAACTGCTGCAGCTGTAG CTGCACAGTCTGGAGTCCTTGATAAAACTATTTCTCTGGTAATGAAGAACGAGTTGCCAGTTAAAAAG TATGATGGATACACTTCCTGCCCACTGGTAACAGGCTACAACAAGGTGATTCTGGCAGAGTTTGACTACAATGCTCAGCCTCTGGAGACCTTTCCCATTGACCAGAGTAAGGAGAGAGCAACCATGTACCACATGAAAGCTGATATGATGCCTCTGCTCTATTGGAATGCACTACTTAA ggGATACTGGGGAGGACCAGCTCCTGTCAGAAAGCTAATGCATCTGGGCTTGAAGTAA
- the BLOC1S6 gene encoding biogenesis of lysosome-related organelles complex 1 subunit 6 isoform X1: MSGGAERQEGKEAAAAGDPERSLGPSDASPDEGVVEDLPLIDEKAVEQLTEGLISHYLPDLQRSKSALQELTQNQVVLLETLEQEISKFKECNSIVDINALFSEAKHYHNKLVNIRNEMMMLHEKTSKLKKRALKLQQKRQKEELEREQQREKELEREKQLTAKPAKRT; the protein is encoded by the exons ATGAGCGGCGGCGCGGAGcggcaggaggggaaggaggcggcggccgcgggcgACCCCGAGCGCTCTCTGG GTCCCAGCGATGCATCTCCAGATGAAGGAGTTGTAGAAGATCTGCCTTTAATAGATGAGAAAGCTGTGGAGCAGCTAACTGAAGGATTGATTTCCCACTATCTGCCTGATCTTCAGCGATCAAAATCAGCTCTGCAGGAACTTAC acagaACCAAGTGGTACTGCTAGAAACATTAGAACAAGAAATTTCAAAGTTCAAAGAGTGCAACTCCATTGTTGATATCAACGCTTTG TTTTCAGAAGCTAAACACTATCACAACAAGTTAGTGAATATTAGAAATGAAATGATGATGCTGCACGAGAAGACATCAAAGTTAAAA AAAAGAGCACTTAAGCTGCAACAAAAGAGGCAGAAGGAAGAATTGGAACGAGAGCAGCAGCGTGAGAAGGAACTGGAAAGAGAGAAACAGTTAACAGCAAAACCTGCAAAGAGGACCTGA
- the SLC30A4 gene encoding probable proton-coupled zinc antiporter SLC30A4 isoform X4 produces MAGAGIWTSIKSLLGRSEDPLFLNDSSAFDFSDEVGDEDFPRFNKLRVVVADDGSEAAPETPVNGASPALPSDDESLLERDIALRSARAGRPDPCSGCSSRRERSKQRKVKKRLTLAALLYLLFMTGELIGGYVANSLAIMTDALHMLTDLSGIILTLLALWLSAKSPTKRFTFGFHRLEVLSAIISVLLVYILMAFLLYEAVQRTIHMDYEINGDIMLITAAVGVAVNLIMGFLLNQSGHLHSHSHSHPHSHVPQPNSPNTAQGSSHGHSSLAVRAAFVHALGDLVQSIGVLVAAYIIRFKPEYKIADPICTYVFSILVVFTTIRILCDTGVIILEDKGWWW; encoded by the exons ATGGCTGGGGCCGGGATCTGGACGAGCATCAAGTCCCTGCTAGGGAGGAGCGAGGACCCTCTGTTCCTGAACGACTCCAGTGCCTTCGACTTCTCGGACGAGGTGGGGGACGAGGACTTCCCCAGGTTTAACAAGCTGCGCGTGGTGGTGGCGGACGACGGCTCGGAGGCGGCCCCGGAGACGCCGGTGAACGGGGCGTCCCCGGCGCTGCCGTCCGACGACGAGTCCCTGCTGGAGCGGGACATCGCCCTGCGCAGCGCCCGGGCCGGCCGGCCGGACCCCTGCAGCGGCTGCAGCAGCCGGCGGGAGCGCTCCAAGCAGAGGAAGGTGAAGAAGCGGCTGACGCTTGCTGCCCTCCTCTACCTCCTCTTCATGACGGGGGAGCTCATAG GTGGCTATGTTGCTAACAGTCTAGCAATTATGACAGATGCACTTCACATGCTAACTGACCTTAGTGGTATTATTTTGACCCTCCTCGCTCTCTGGCTGTCTGCAAAATCTCCGACAAAGAGGTTCACTTTTGGATTTCATCGCTTAG AAGTACTGTCAGCCATCATTAGTGTACTGCTGGTCTATATCCTTATGGCATTCCTCTTGTATGAGGCTGTTCAGAGAACTATCCATATGGACTATGAAATAAATGGTGATATCATGCTCATCACGGCAGCCGTCGGTGTTGCAGTTAACTTAAT AATGGGGTTTTTGCTGAATCAATCTGGCCACCTTcactcccactcccattcccaccctCACTCTCATGTACCTCAGCCAAACTctccaaacacagcacagggcagcagccATGGAcacagcagcctggctgtgagAGCAGCATTTGTGCATGCCCTGGGGGACCTGGTACAGAGCATCGGGGTGCTCGTGGCTGCCTACATCATCCGCTTTAAG CCAGAATACAAGATTGCTGATCCTATATGTACATATGTATTTTCCATACTGGTGGTTTTTACAACAATTCGAATTCTGTGTGACACGGGAGTTATTATTCTGGAAG ATAAAGGATGGTGGTGGTAA